One stretch of Rosistilla oblonga DNA includes these proteins:
- a CDS encoding TolC family protein has translation MLIACCALLLVGCSRRWYRQQADEDANCLIQQKGGHLHGGSVYVASDSRMYDPFSIDRSPMPPDDPKSHQYMHCVDGMHGWKHWHRNGDVSSIESPYWLASLPKDETGNVVLNLRDAVGVARINSRDYQQNVETLYRSALNVSFERFRFDHQFFSGTRTFEEFRGTDVGASSVLTQTSFGSVRKLSATGGELVVGFANSLVWDFWGSDSDLFTSTIDFSLVQPLLRYGGRARVLEQLTQSERNLLANVRQMQQYRQGFYVDIVTGRNSGPGPSLATNVGQAGLGLIAGVPSGRSGAADAGGYMGLLQDQQQIRNQATNITALRDSLAQLEAAFEANRINSRLQVDQARQALLNAQSSLLAAKAAYQTRVDSFKVDLGLPPTLPVEIRDELLDRFTLIDPKLTEIQDELAEILLEIRSKRENPTEESLETARGKIVALNAGIDPQLEAALSDLASLEKHLPERRKQLRQVKMQIDELHADVDSRVYDEQVLMKRIAFLQKRLPTIARDLNQLREEYTQSQQLALRAADGDDPDSPAEPTLQEQWKALNDRAGRLSDLLLELSLVHAETRLQGITLLPLEIEPFEALSYARTNRLDWMNARANLVDVWRKIEFFANALQSDLDVVVNGELGTDPDNIVQFTPDRSRIRFGVQFDTPTARLVERNQYREALLNYQQARRNYMLFEDRVSLSLRNTLRIAALSRINLEVRRTAVQVAIAQVDIARLKLNPPLRPNQQSTTSPTAARDLVSALSDLLDAQNDFLNVWVNYEVLRVLLDFEMGTMQLDPTGVWIDPGPIEAPTDAALADDTALLENGDVAPVVGGLPERLPMPATAPANQINSAEPLRVPEP, from the coding sequence ATGCTGATCGCTTGCTGCGCGTTGTTGCTGGTGGGCTGTTCGCGGCGCTGGTATCGCCAACAGGCCGATGAAGACGCCAACTGCTTGATCCAGCAGAAAGGTGGCCATCTGCATGGCGGTAGCGTCTACGTTGCGTCGGATTCGCGGATGTACGATCCGTTTTCGATCGATCGGTCGCCGATGCCCCCGGATGATCCCAAATCACATCAGTACATGCACTGTGTCGATGGAATGCACGGTTGGAAGCATTGGCATCGCAACGGCGATGTTTCGTCGATCGAATCTCCCTATTGGCTCGCGTCGCTCCCCAAAGATGAAACGGGGAACGTCGTCCTGAACCTCCGCGATGCCGTCGGTGTGGCGCGGATCAATTCACGCGACTACCAACAAAACGTCGAGACGCTGTATCGTTCGGCGCTGAACGTCTCGTTCGAACGCTTCCGTTTCGACCATCAATTTTTCTCGGGCACCCGCACGTTTGAAGAGTTCCGGGGAACTGACGTCGGCGCCAGCAGCGTGCTCACCCAGACTAGTTTTGGCAGCGTCCGCAAGCTGAGTGCGACCGGCGGCGAGTTGGTCGTCGGATTTGCCAATTCGTTGGTCTGGGATTTCTGGGGCAGCGACAGCGATCTGTTCACTTCGACGATCGATTTCAGCCTGGTGCAGCCGTTGTTGCGGTATGGCGGTCGCGCTCGCGTCTTGGAACAACTGACGCAAAGCGAACGGAATCTGCTGGCCAACGTGCGGCAGATGCAGCAATATCGGCAGGGCTTTTATGTCGACATCGTCACCGGTCGCAACTCCGGCCCCGGGCCAAGTTTGGCCACCAATGTCGGCCAAGCGGGGCTCGGTCTGATCGCTGGTGTCCCTAGCGGACGGAGCGGCGCAGCCGATGCAGGCGGCTACATGGGGCTGTTGCAGGACCAGCAACAGATCCGGAACCAAGCGACCAACATCACCGCGCTCCGCGACAGTTTGGCACAATTGGAAGCGGCGTTCGAAGCGAATCGAATCAACAGCCGGTTGCAGGTCGATCAAGCTCGCCAGGCGTTGCTGAATGCACAGAGTTCGCTGTTGGCGGCCAAAGCGGCTTACCAGACACGCGTCGACAGCTTCAAAGTCGACCTCGGGTTGCCTCCGACGCTGCCCGTCGAAATTCGCGATGAGCTGTTGGACCGGTTTACTCTGATCGATCCGAAGCTGACTGAGATACAAGACGAACTGGCGGAGATCCTGTTGGAGATCCGTAGCAAGCGGGAGAACCCGACCGAAGAATCGCTGGAAACAGCCCGCGGCAAAATTGTCGCGTTGAACGCTGGCATCGATCCTCAGCTGGAAGCGGCACTCTCCGACCTGGCGTCGCTGGAGAAACATCTGCCCGAGCGTCGCAAGCAGCTGCGGCAGGTCAAAATGCAGATCGACGAACTGCATGCCGATGTCGACAGTCGAGTGTACGACGAACAGGTGCTGATGAAGCGGATCGCGTTCCTCCAAAAACGTTTGCCCACGATCGCCCGCGACTTGAATCAGTTGCGTGAGGAATACACGCAATCCCAGCAGCTGGCATTGCGAGCGGCCGACGGAGACGATCCCGATTCGCCTGCAGAGCCAACGCTGCAGGAACAATGGAAGGCCTTGAACGACCGGGCTGGGCGCTTGTCCGACCTGTTGTTAGAACTGTCGCTGGTGCATGCCGAGACGCGATTGCAGGGGATCACGTTGTTGCCGTTGGAGATTGAGCCATTTGAGGCGCTCAGCTACGCCCGGACCAATCGCTTGGATTGGATGAACGCCCGAGCCAACTTGGTCGACGTGTGGCGGAAGATCGAATTTTTCGCCAACGCGTTGCAGAGCGATCTGGACGTGGTCGTCAATGGCGAATTGGGGACCGATCCGGACAACATCGTCCAGTTCACGCCCGATCGCAGCCGCATCCGGTTTGGCGTTCAGTTCGATACGCCGACAGCTCGGTTGGTCGAACGGAACCAATACCGCGAGGCGTTGTTGAATTACCAGCAAGCCCGCCGGAATTACATGCTGTTTGAAGATCGCGTTTCGTTGAGCTTGCGGAATACGTTGCGGATCGCCGCACTCAGCCGAATCAACTTGGAAGTGCGTCGAACCGCGGTCCAGGTGGCGATCGCGCAGGTCGATATCGCGCGGCTGAAACTGAATCCTCCGCTGCGACCGAATCAACAGAGCACGACTTCACCGACCGCCGCACGCGACTTGGTCTCTGCGTTGTCGGATCTGTTGGACGCGCAAAACGACTTCCTCAATGTGTGGGTCAACTACGAAGTCCTCCGCGTTCTGCTGGACTTTGAAATGGGGACGATGCAATTGGATCCGACGGGTGTTTGGATCGATCCGGGGCCGATCGAAGCCCCTACCGACGCCGCACTGGCCGATGATACGGCGCTGTTGGAAAACGGCGATGTCGCACCGGTCGTCGGTGGACTGCCCGAACGGCTGCCGATGCCAGCGACGGCACCTGCAAATCAAATCAATTCCGCCGAACCGCTTCGTGTTCCGGAGCCTTAG
- a CDS encoding acetolactate synthase, with protein MSSIGEGNAIDYQTARGRDYPAIRQFTVFLENRVGQLLEVVRRFEGTGLRIVALSINDAAECAFVRFVVSHPERAREILERAGLSIIETDLIGVELPDTSQPLLHVCTALLQAEVNIIQAYPLIPRANQRAAVALMVDNIDLGIETLRAKNFRTLQESDLLGEEE; from the coding sequence ATGAGCAGCATCGGAGAAGGAAACGCGATCGATTATCAAACCGCTCGCGGCCGCGATTATCCCGCGATTCGACAGTTCACCGTCTTCTTGGAGAACCGCGTCGGGCAGCTGTTAGAAGTCGTGCGTCGATTCGAAGGGACCGGTCTGCGAATCGTCGCCCTATCGATCAACGATGCCGCCGAATGCGCGTTTGTGCGATTTGTGGTCAGCCATCCCGAGCGGGCTCGCGAAATCCTGGAACGGGCCGGTTTGTCGATCATCGAAACCGATCTGATCGGCGTTGAATTGCCCGACACGTCGCAACCGTTGCTGCACGTCTGCACGGCGCTGCTGCAAGCCGAAGTGAACATCATCCAAGCGTATCCCTTGATCCCACGCGCCAACCAACGGGCTGCGGTGGCGTTGATGGTCGACAATATCGATCTGGGGATCGAAACGCTGCGAGCGAAGAACTTCCGCACGCTGCAAGAAAGCGACTTGCTGGGCGAAGAGGAATGA
- a CDS encoding DMT family transporter — protein MRAPNQVQTLSPEPPDSIVAAANAIPPQPVAAPISYTVGVIYCLLAAVGYTLANIALRQVSDLDPIMVTAAKAFPTMIGMAPSVFLLWNRGVVLTPQRSAIGYLLAGCCVGQFIGNCAFQYSLSIVGLALAVPICLGTMVIGGAVFGRIFLGERVTMRTVIAIVVLIVATAILSLGSGRSAVRADLTPLQIASGVIAVSISGLAFSFLGTMVRRSLLSGMAVATTMFVSGVVGTFGLSTIALARVGPEGLAATTADQWLVMLAAGLFNLFAFFVLTVALQVVSVVVVNLINVTQVAMAAIAGVLIFQERVTQSMVIGVSLTIVGLMVLGKRKSPRSKPPSPEPDEAT, from the coding sequence GTGAGAGCACCAAACCAAGTTCAAACGCTGTCTCCCGAGCCACCGGATTCGATCGTCGCCGCCGCCAACGCGATTCCACCGCAGCCCGTTGCCGCTCCGATCTCCTACACCGTCGGCGTGATCTATTGTCTGCTGGCCGCTGTCGGTTACACGTTGGCTAATATCGCGCTGCGACAGGTAAGCGATCTGGATCCGATCATGGTCACGGCGGCCAAAGCCTTTCCGACGATGATCGGAATGGCGCCAAGCGTGTTCCTGTTGTGGAACCGCGGCGTTGTTTTAACTCCTCAGCGGTCCGCGATCGGCTACCTGCTGGCCGGATGTTGCGTCGGACAATTCATCGGCAATTGTGCGTTCCAGTATTCGTTGAGCATCGTTGGACTGGCGTTGGCGGTGCCGATCTGCCTGGGGACGATGGTGATCGGCGGAGCGGTCTTCGGACGCATCTTTCTGGGCGAACGCGTCACCATGCGGACGGTCATCGCGATCGTGGTCTTGATCGTGGCGACGGCGATTCTTTCGCTGGGAAGCGGTCGCAGCGCGGTCCGCGCCGACCTGACACCTCTGCAGATCGCCAGCGGAGTGATCGCCGTCTCGATCTCGGGGCTCGCCTTTTCATTCCTGGGAACGATGGTCCGCCGTAGTCTTCTGAGCGGAATGGCAGTCGCGACGACGATGTTCGTCAGCGGAGTGGTCGGCACCTTCGGGCTATCGACGATCGCCTTGGCACGCGTCGGGCCGGAGGGATTGGCGGCAACGACGGCAGACCAGTGGTTGGTAATGTTAGCCGCGGGGCTGTTTAATCTGTTCGCCTTTTTCGTATTAACCGTCGCGTTGCAGGTCGTTTCGGTGGTTGTGGTGAACCTAATAAACGTAACCCAAGTTGCAATGGCAGCGATCGCCGGCGTGCTGATCTTCCAAGAACGCGTCACTCAATCGATGGTGATCGGCGTTTCATTGACGATCGTCGGGCTGATGGTCTTGGGCAAACGAAAGTCGCCTCGTTCCAAACCGCCCTCGCCGGAACCGGACGAAGCTACTTAG
- a CDS encoding 6-pyruvoyl trahydropterin synthase family protein: protein MRRIRFCAGHRLVGHDGKCVHFHGHNYVAEFYVTGEVQDDVGRIIDFGVLKRKFKGWIDENWDHAFVLWDQDTNGLQAIHMVEPCRVFELPYNPTSENMARYLLEVVCPELLRDTGTHASKVVIWESEESCSEVTLG, encoded by the coding sequence ATGCGTCGTATTCGTTTCTGTGCAGGTCATCGGTTGGTTGGACACGACGGCAAGTGCGTCCATTTCCACGGGCACAACTACGTCGCTGAGTTTTATGTGACCGGCGAAGTCCAAGACGATGTCGGGCGGATCATCGACTTCGGCGTGCTGAAGCGAAAGTTCAAAGGCTGGATCGACGAGAACTGGGACCACGCCTTTGTGCTCTGGGATCAAGACACCAACGGGCTGCAGGCGATCCACATGGTCGAACCCTGCCGCGTCTTTGAATTGCCCTACAATCCGACCTCCGAAAACATGGCCCGCTACCTGTTGGAAGTCGTCTGCCCGGAACTGTTGCGCGACACGGGAACCCACGCCAGCAAAGTCGTGATCTGGGAATCCGAAGAGAGTTGTTCGGAAGTGACGCTGGGGTGA
- a CDS encoding DUF1501 domain-containing protein has product MTTNNEFCRRTRRQALWEMGCGFTGTALATMLGDSFLGTQTVAADGKTAWENPLAPKQPPLPAKAKSVIFLYMYGGPSHIDTFDYKPAMKGMDNKSIEVKTFGRGGHKNKGRIVEPRWDFKQYGECGKWVSDLFPNLGTCVDDIAFIHSMTADSPIHGSAMLQMNSGRILSGSPCLGSWVNYGLGTVNQNLPGFVVMLDPRGGPISGAKNWSSGFMPAHYQATVMKSNGSPILNLKPQAGMTDALQRDLLDAMRKYNEQHQAARIENTDLAARISSYELAYQMQAAAPDAVDLSKEDARTIDDYGMNDEKSKTFGKQCLMARRLVERGVRCVQIYSGGAHNDDNWDAHNDIAVNHNLHAAETDKPIAALLKDLKQRGMLDSTLVVWGGEFGRQPTAEYEKGTGRDHNAYGFTMWMAGGGIKGGVSVGKTDELGAAAVENRYHVKNLHATILDRLGFDPNHLTYFFGGLDQKLVGVEGAEPIHQVLA; this is encoded by the coding sequence ATGACAACCAACAACGAATTCTGCCGTCGCACTCGCCGTCAAGCTCTATGGGAAATGGGCTGCGGCTTCACCGGAACCGCTCTGGCCACGATGCTTGGCGACTCGTTCCTGGGAACGCAAACGGTCGCTGCCGATGGCAAGACCGCTTGGGAAAATCCGCTCGCCCCCAAGCAACCGCCGCTGCCTGCGAAAGCCAAGTCGGTGATCTTCCTGTACATGTATGGCGGCCCCAGCCACATCGATACGTTTGATTACAAACCGGCGATGAAGGGGATGGACAACAAGTCGATCGAAGTCAAAACGTTTGGTCGCGGCGGGCATAAGAACAAAGGCCGGATCGTCGAACCGCGCTGGGACTTCAAGCAGTACGGCGAGTGTGGCAAATGGGTCAGCGATCTGTTTCCCAACTTGGGAACCTGCGTCGATGACATCGCGTTCATCCACTCGATGACCGCCGATTCGCCGATCCACGGTTCGGCGATGCTGCAGATGAACAGCGGCCGGATCCTCAGCGGCAGCCCCTGCCTGGGATCGTGGGTCAATTACGGCCTGGGAACCGTCAACCAAAACCTGCCCGGGTTTGTCGTCATGTTGGACCCGCGAGGCGGACCGATCAGCGGCGCGAAGAACTGGAGCAGCGGTTTTATGCCGGCTCACTACCAAGCGACGGTGATGAAGAGCAACGGATCGCCGATCTTAAACCTGAAACCGCAAGCTGGCATGACCGACGCGTTGCAACGCGATCTGTTGGATGCGATGCGGAAGTACAACGAACAGCACCAGGCGGCGCGGATCGAAAACACCGATCTGGCGGCAAGGATCAGCAGTTACGAACTGGCTTATCAAATGCAAGCCGCCGCCCCCGATGCGGTCGACCTCTCGAAGGAAGACGCCCGCACGATCGACGATTATGGGATGAACGATGAAAAATCGAAGACCTTTGGCAAGCAGTGTCTGATGGCGCGGCGGCTTGTCGAACGGGGCGTCCGCTGCGTGCAAATCTACAGCGGCGGCGCGCACAACGACGACAACTGGGATGCTCACAACGACATCGCCGTCAACCACAACCTGCACGCGGCGGAGACCGATAAACCGATCGCCGCACTGCTGAAGGACCTCAAGCAGCGCGGGATGCTCGATTCGACGCTGGTCGTCTGGGGTGGCGAGTTCGGCCGCCAACCGACCGCCGAATACGAAAAGGGAACCGGCCGGGATCACAATGCCTACGGCTTCACGATGTGGATGGCCGGCGGCGGGATCAAAGGGGGCGTCAGCGTCGGCAAGACCGACGAACTGGGAGCCGCCGCTGTCGAAAACCGCTACCACGTCAAGAATCTGCACGCCACGATCCTCGACCGCCTGGGATTCGATCCCAACCACCTGACCTACTTCTTCGGGGGACTGGATCAAAAACTGGTCGGCGTCGAGGGAGCCGAACCGATCCACCAAGTGCTAGCCTAG
- a CDS encoding PSD1 and planctomycete cytochrome C domain-containing protein — protein sequence MNRLCFYVIALRLVVTPTGLLADDAAAPDAQHVAFFNESILPVLKEHCFKCHSGDKEKGGLKLDSRSALVRGGDSGSGIDMDSPEQSILLEAVRFESYEMPPSGKLPDETIELLARWVAMGSPYPADMIGDDDAPVHESPGSRVTDEDRKFWSFQPIQNPPVPATDDAGWARTPTDRFILNRLAENGLQPNGEISPRGLLRRVYYDLTGLPPSIEAIQEFEADPSDLAYQKIVDNLLASPEYGERWGRHWMDLVRYAETNSYERDDAKPEVWRFRDYVIDSLNADKPFDDFTREQIAGDEMEFKPERLVATGYHRLGIWDDEPADKELAFYDDMDDIVGTTSQVFLGLTVHCARCHEHKIDPIPHADYYRMLSFFSGLNRLGVRSGDSVRQNSLRPMVPPSQERQYTEAKKRYENERRELEKTIREIEKQVQPDFQPVEHEDFAYQMNREAIVGKRVGKLIDQAKYDQYVAARKRLTEIERNKPAEVGMALCVTEIGSQARPTFVLTRGNPHAPADPVEPGFPEILGGQTPEIPASPNPETSGRRIVLADWLVSESNPMTARVLANRLWQYHFGRGIVRTPNDFGFQGAPPTHPLLLDYLASELIRADWHLKPLHRMLVTSSAYRMSSDSRDEAVAADPTNDFFWRFESRRLSAEEIRDSMLAATGKLNLSKGGPSIYPIIEAEVLAGQSRPGAGWGKSSDAERARRSVYIHIKRSLGVPLLMNFDAADTDFTCPVRFATIQPTQALGMFNSDYLVQQSSDLADLAEREAPAGDAADRVAAALRRVLQRDASEQEIAWGVELMQRLRSEHQVDQRRGLELFCLVALNLNEFIYLD from the coding sequence ATGAACAGACTGTGTTTTTACGTCATCGCTCTACGACTGGTTGTCACGCCGACTGGACTGCTAGCCGACGACGCTGCAGCTCCCGATGCCCAACATGTCGCCTTCTTTAATGAATCGATCCTGCCCGTCCTTAAGGAACATTGCTTCAAGTGTCACAGCGGCGATAAGGAAAAAGGTGGCCTGAAACTCGATTCGCGATCGGCTCTGGTACGCGGCGGCGACAGCGGTTCGGGGATCGACATGGATTCTCCCGAGCAGAGCATCCTGCTCGAAGCGGTCCGCTTCGAATCGTACGAGATGCCGCCGTCGGGCAAGTTGCCCGATGAGACGATCGAATTACTCGCCCGCTGGGTTGCGATGGGGTCGCCCTATCCAGCTGACATGATCGGCGACGACGACGCCCCGGTTCACGAATCTCCCGGCTCGCGCGTCACCGACGAGGACCGCAAGTTTTGGTCCTTCCAACCGATCCAAAATCCGCCGGTTCCAGCGACCGATGACGCGGGCTGGGCCCGGACGCCGACCGATCGCTTCATCTTGAATCGTTTAGCTGAAAATGGACTGCAGCCCAACGGCGAGATCTCGCCGCGCGGTCTGCTGCGCCGCGTCTATTACGACCTGACCGGACTGCCGCCAAGCATCGAAGCGATCCAAGAATTCGAAGCCGACCCGAGCGACCTCGCTTATCAGAAGATCGTTGACAACTTGCTCGCTTCGCCCGAATACGGCGAGCGATGGGGGCGGCACTGGATGGATCTGGTTCGCTACGCCGAGACGAACAGCTACGAACGGGACGACGCCAAACCCGAGGTCTGGCGTTTCCGCGATTATGTGATCGATTCGCTGAACGCCGACAAACCGTTCGACGATTTTACTCGCGAACAGATCGCCGGCGACGAGATGGAATTTAAACCGGAGCGGTTGGTCGCGACCGGTTACCATCGGCTTGGGATTTGGGATGACGAACCAGCCGACAAAGAGCTTGCGTTTTACGACGACATGGATGACATCGTCGGGACGACCAGCCAGGTCTTCCTGGGACTGACCGTCCATTGCGCTCGCTGCCACGAACACAAGATCGATCCGATCCCGCACGCCGATTATTACCGGATGCTCTCCTTCTTCTCCGGTCTGAATCGGCTGGGCGTTCGCAGCGGCGATTCGGTCCGCCAGAACTCGCTGCGTCCGATGGTTCCGCCCAGTCAGGAGCGTCAATATACCGAGGCGAAGAAGCGTTACGAGAACGAGCGTCGCGAGCTGGAAAAGACGATTCGCGAGATCGAGAAACAGGTCCAGCCCGACTTCCAACCTGTCGAGCACGAGGACTTCGCTTACCAAATGAACCGCGAAGCGATCGTGGGCAAGCGGGTCGGCAAGCTGATCGACCAAGCGAAATACGACCAATACGTCGCCGCTCGAAAACGGTTGACCGAAATCGAGCGGAACAAACCAGCCGAGGTGGGGATGGCGTTGTGCGTGACCGAGATCGGTTCGCAAGCTCGCCCAACGTTTGTGCTGACGCGCGGCAATCCGCACGCGCCGGCCGATCCGGTAGAACCGGGCTTCCCCGAAATCTTGGGTGGCCAAACGCCCGAGATTCCTGCCAGTCCGAATCCTGAAACCTCGGGACGCCGAATCGTGCTGGCCGATTGGTTGGTCAGCGAAAGCAATCCGATGACCGCTCGCGTGCTGGCCAACCGGTTGTGGCAATACCACTTCGGCCGCGGGATCGTTCGCACCCCCAACGACTTCGGTTTCCAAGGGGCTCCACCGACACATCCGTTGCTGCTCGACTATCTGGCCAGCGAATTGATCCGCGCCGATTGGCATCTGAAACCGCTGCACCGGATGCTTGTCACCAGCAGTGCCTACCGGATGTCATCGGACAGTCGCGACGAAGCGGTTGCCGCCGATCCGACCAACGACTTCTTCTGGCGATTCGAATCGCGACGGTTGAGCGCCGAAGAGATCCGCGACTCGATGCTTGCCGCGACCGGCAAACTGAACCTCAGCAAGGGAGGTCCCAGCATCTACCCGATCATCGAAGCGGAGGTCCTGGCGGGCCAGTCGCGACCGGGAGCCGGTTGGGGCAAAAGCAGCGACGCCGAACGCGCCCGACGCAGCGTTTACATTCACATCAAACGCTCCCTCGGCGTTCCGTTGCTGATGAACTTCGACGCCGCCGATACCGATTTCACCTGCCCCGTCCGTTTTGCAACGATCCAACCGACGCAAGCGTTGGGAATGTTTAACAGCGACTATTTGGTGCAACAATCGTCCGACTTGGCCGATCTGGCAGAGCGTGAAGCTCCTGCGGGAGACGCTGCCGATCGCGTCGCGGCGGCGCTGCGACGCGTGCTGCAACGCGACGCCAGCGAACAAGAGATCGCCTGGGGCGTCGAACTGATGCAACGTCTGCGATCCGAACACCAGGTCGACCAACGCCGCGGCTTGGAACTGTTCTGTTTGGTCGCCTTGAATTTGAACGAGTTTATCTATCTGGACTGA
- a CDS encoding MFS transporter, whose amino-acid sequence MSTAAPTSQSNMTTRLSIMMFLQFFAWGAWFATLALALGSNGLAEFTGGAYESAPIAAIFAPLFLGLIADRFFASERVMGVLLLIGGGIMCMLPSIAADGDGTLMVRLMIAYMCCYMPTLGLSNTIAFTHIPDQNHFPKIRVWGTIGWIVAGLTLGFAGWSDSLNIFWLGAISSILLGLYSFTLPHTPPPAKDTPLDFRSLLMLDAFGMMKSPGFLVFAICSMLICIPLGYYYGQTSAYLGAAGFTEPGSTMTLGQMSEIFFMILIPFFFRKLGVKLMLMIGMASWVLRYLLFAMGAPDQVTWMLLLGVALHGICYDFFFVTGFMYTDNKAPREIRGQAQSLLVFLTQGLGLFFGFRFAFGANFPFTNIPLPTRIGEYGAAPGPELAEQISALRADAATPTFLESLMNMFNKGYPEGLDTAAYVVPAMQDWKNYWIFPAILASAVFVLFTVGFWDRMTPAAEEEATTEEA is encoded by the coding sequence ATGAGCACTGCCGCCCCCACGTCCCAGTCGAACATGACGACGCGATTGTCGATCATGATGTTCCTCCAGTTTTTCGCCTGGGGTGCCTGGTTTGCAACGCTGGCCCTGGCTTTGGGGAGTAACGGATTGGCGGAATTCACCGGCGGTGCTTACGAAAGTGCTCCGATCGCGGCGATCTTCGCTCCCTTATTCCTGGGGCTGATCGCTGACCGATTCTTCGCTTCCGAAAGAGTGATGGGAGTCCTGCTGCTGATCGGCGGCGGAATCATGTGCATGCTCCCCTCGATCGCCGCCGATGGGGATGGCACGTTGATGGTCCGCTTGATGATCGCTTATATGTGTTGCTACATGCCGACGCTGGGGCTCAGCAACACGATCGCCTTCACTCACATTCCCGACCAAAACCATTTTCCTAAGATTCGTGTCTGGGGAACGATCGGTTGGATCGTCGCTGGGCTGACGCTTGGATTCGCGGGATGGTCCGATTCGTTGAACATCTTCTGGTTGGGAGCGATCAGCAGCATTTTGCTAGGTCTGTACAGCTTCACCCTGCCCCACACGCCACCGCCCGCGAAGGACACGCCGTTGGACTTCCGATCGCTGTTGATGCTGGATGCCTTCGGGATGATGAAGAGTCCTGGGTTCCTTGTGTTTGCGATCTGTTCGATGCTGATCTGCATCCCGTTGGGTTATTATTACGGTCAGACCTCCGCTTACCTGGGCGCCGCCGGCTTTACTGAACCGGGTTCGACGATGACGCTGGGACAGATGTCGGAGATCTTCTTTATGATCTTGATCCCGTTCTTCTTCCGTAAGTTGGGCGTCAAGTTGATGCTGATGATCGGTATGGCCAGCTGGGTGCTGCGTTATCTGTTGTTCGCGATGGGAGCTCCCGATCAAGTCACCTGGATGTTGCTGTTGGGCGTTGCTCTGCACGGTATCTGTTACGACTTCTTCTTCGTGACAGGATTCATGTACACCGATAACAAAGCGCCACGCGAGATCCGCGGCCAGGCGCAAAGCTTGCTCGTTTTCCTGACGCAGGGATTGGGGCTGTTCTTCGGTTTCCGCTTTGCGTTTGGCGCCAACTTCCCCTTCACCAACATTCCGTTGCCAACGCGGATCGGTGAATATGGAGCCGCACCGGGGCCGGAGCTTGCCGAACAGATCTCCGCGCTTCGCGCCGACGCGGCGACGCCAACCTTCCTGGAAAGCCTGATGAACATGTTTAACAAGGGCTATCCGGAGGGATTGGACACGGCAGCCTATGTCGTTCCAGCGATGCAGGATTGGAAAAACTATTGGATCTTTCCGGCGATTTTGGCCTCGGCTGTCTTCGTGTTGTTTACCGTAGGCTTCTGGGATCGGATGACCCCCGCAGCCGAAGAGGAAGCGACGACGGAAGAGGCGTAA
- a CDS encoding ThuA domain-containing protein has protein sequence MLNRANLFCLAVSFTLASLGGLRADDAKPAAARSINVLLVTGGCCHDYDFQAKAIQLAAADRGLKVQWTVVNDGGTGTTAEIDLYKNVDWSQGFDVVIHNECFANTTDPDYIRSITDPHKAGVNAVVIHCAMHTYRAADVDDWREFLGVTSRKHEHKSNYPVKVVKPDHPIMAGFPSDYKSETDELYVIEKIWPGTTILATSTSEKTGKEHGVYWTNQYGKARVFGTTYGHSNETFGDPVFLDTLIKGLAWAAGQ, from the coding sequence ATGTTGAATCGAGCGAACCTATTCTGTCTGGCTGTCAGTTTCACTCTGGCCAGCCTTGGCGGTCTGCGAGCCGACGACGCGAAGCCGGCGGCGGCGCGTTCGATCAACGTCTTACTGGTCACTGGCGGTTGTTGCCACGATTACGACTTCCAAGCCAAAGCGATCCAATTGGCTGCGGCCGATCGGGGGCTGAAGGTTCAGTGGACGGTGGTCAACGACGGCGGCACCGGCACGACGGCAGAGATCGATCTCTATAAAAACGTCGATTGGTCGCAGGGCTTCGACGTGGTGATTCACAACGAATGTTTCGCCAACACGACCGATCCCGATTACATCCGCAGCATCACCGACCCGCACAAAGCGGGAGTCAACGCGGTGGTGATCCATTGTGCAATGCACACCTACCGGGCGGCCGATGTCGACGACTGGCGGGAGTTCCTGGGAGTGACCAGCCGCAAGCACGAACACAAAAGCAACTACCCGGTCAAGGTCGTTAAGCCTGACCATCCGATCATGGCTGGTTTTCCCAGCGATTACAAAAGCGAGACCGACGAGCTGTATGTGATCGAAAAGATTTGGCCGGGGACGACGATCCTCGCCACATCGACAAGCGAAAAGACGGGCAAGGAGCACGGCGTTTATTGGACTAACCAATACGGCAAGGCCCGCGTCTTCGGGACCACCTACGGCCATTCCAACGAGACCTTTGGCGATCCCGTTTTTCTAGACACGTTGATCAAAGGTCTCGCTTGGGCCGCTGGTCAGTAG